In the Alligator mississippiensis isolate rAllMis1 chromosome 7, rAllMis1, whole genome shotgun sequence genome, one interval contains:
- the LOC102573761 gene encoding olfactory receptor 6P1: MGYQCDMTNQKANGIPDCIRFLSKGEVKNENQSSAQEFILQGFSTVHQELQVLLFLIFIIIYVLTLAENMVIIVTVRMSIHLQTPMYFFLSNLSFLEMWYITVTMPKMLLSLLTSSQNISFVGCMTQLYFFIALACTECVLLAVMAYDRYVAICSPLRYPAIMTHELCFRLVAGSWMGGFTSSMLKVTFISRLTFCGSVINHFFCDISPLLNLACTDMSLAELVDFILALIMILMPLLVVVASYLCIAAAVAQIPTAQGRRKAFSTCASHLAVVVIFYSTTLFTYARPRAMLAFDSNKLVSVLYTIVVPLFNPIIYCLRNKDVEDALKKMIAGR; the protein is encoded by the exons ATGGGTTATCAATGTGACATGACCAATCAAAAAGCAAATGGGATCCCAGACTGTATCAG GTTTCTTTCAAAGGGAGAGGTGAAGAACGAGAATCAGAGCAGTGCCCAAGAATTTATTCTTCAGGGTTTCTCCACTGTCCATCAGGAGCTGCAAGTCCTGCTCTTCctcatcttcatcatcatctATGTGCTGACGCTGGCAGAGAACATGGTCATCATTGTAACAGTACGAATGAGCATTCACCTCCagacccccatgtacttctttctgAGCAATCTCTCCTTTCTGGAGATGTGGTACATTACAGTCACCATGCCCAAGATGCTCCTCAGCTTGCTGACAAGCAGCCAAAACATCTCATTTGTGGGATGCATGACTCAACTCTATTTCTTCATTGCACTGGCCTGCACCGAGTGTGTCCTCCTAGCTGTCATGGCCTATGACCGCTATGTTGCCATCTGTAGCCCCTTGCGCTATCCAGCCATCATGACTCATGAGCTTTGCTTCCGCTTGGTGGCTGGGTCTTGGATGGGAGGCTTCACCAGCTCTATGCTCAAGGTCACCTTCATCTCCCGCCTTACCTTTTGTGGCTCAGTCATCAACCACTTCTTCTGTGACATCTCACCACTGCTGAACCTGGCCTGCACGGACATGTCATTGGCAGAACTGGTGGACTTTATACTTGCCTTGATAATGATCCTCATGCCACTGCTTGTGGTAGTGGCCTCCTACTTGTGCATAGCAGCTGCAGTAGCACAGATCCCCACTGCTCAGGGGAGGCGGAAAGCCTTCTCCACTTGTGCCTCCCACCTTGCTGTGGTAGTCATCTTCTATTCTACCACTCTTTTCACCTATGCCCGGCCCAGGGCCATGCTTGCTTTTGACTCCAACAAACTAGTGTCTGTACTCTACACAATTGTAGTGCCTTTATTCAACCCCATAATTTACTGCCTAAGAAACAAAGATGTCGAAGATGCCCTAAAGAAAATGATAGCAGGCAGATAA